GGGACCTCAAGAGGTCACTGATAAGTGGAGAAGCAGATTCACTTTAATGTCGCTCTCAAATGTTTTAGCTCAGTACCTTGCATGGAATGCTCTTTGTATTACTTAATCACAGTCAGAGCCAATGCTAAGCACACTACCTGACAAAATTGTAACCTGACAGTATTTtgttcatgccttttattatttttctgttctgttcgGGAAATTAAATTTTGTCAAGCATCATAAGAACTACCATTTAGCATTACTTGGAAAACACTTTGCAATAAGTTTTGGTCATATCCTTGTTATTATATTGTTTCTGTTATGATTATTGATGTATGTATTTGTCCAGTTTTTTTTGATAAATTTGTTTGAAAGAGCatgcaagagagaaaaaaacaaaatcaatcaGGCTAAAGgattttatttataatattaaAATGGGATTGTAGGGAGAGTTTGGATTTTATAATCTTAAATTGTGTCTGGGGAATGTGCTGCTAAGCTATTAGCAGTGTTGTGTTCCAAGACAAATTTGGAAGATAAATATCAATGTGAAAGACATCAGCAAAAGTCACAAAGCATTGCACTGAAGAAAATACTTAATCACATTGCTGGTTCAGGTGCCTCTAAAGAAAGGTATTTTGCAAGTAGCCTGTGAGTGTGTACTTCTGGTGGTGAGAATAGTTCTTTTGTCCACAAACTTCAAAACACTCTATGAAATTGAGAAAATAATAGTCATCCCATTTCTCAGGTAGTAAAACAGGAGCACAGTGAGTTAGAAACATATCTCAATGGAAGACATTTTTCCATGTGGAAAAGATTACACTGATCACTCAGTCTGATTTTAACAGGAGAGAAAATATTGTGTCCCTGTTTTGTGAAGAAGGTGTTATTGTTGATTCACTCATGCCTAGCTTCTTTAGAACACTTTACCAAGAGACCTTTGCAAACCAGGGGTGATCTGCTTTCCTGTGGAGTTAAATCTGAGTGTACATGTAACCATTTCTGCTGTGGAAATGGCAAAAAGGGTGTATGTCCCCCAAATGAAAtgcctttctttcctgtctGATTGTTGGGGAAAAAGGTAGTTTAATCCGAAGACTCCCCTAAAATGAAATTTACCACATAAAGAATTCTGTAAGGGACAAAAAAAGATACTTATCTTCCATCAACTATACAAGGAACATCAAGATTTTGTTTAGAGGCATGCTCAAGTGAGCCCAAATGAAAGTGCAAGCAAGGTAGATAGAATCCCACGTCCTGCATTGCCTTGTAACTTTGAATGATCCTGTGTCAACATCTGTATTTAGCAGATCACCTTGGATGTTCCTTTCAGTCTGCATTTCAGCTTTCAGTTGtgtaggaatttttttcctatcgGCTTTTGAGATCTTAATTTGTTTCCTTCATAAGCGTCTGTTGGCACAAAACAGCATTGACCCCTGTTGGATTGCATAATTTGAGAAGtggttttgttaaaaaaaccccaaaaaacaacttgtgcagtgctgggcagtggTGAAGTTGAAACATGGCTGAGAAGTTCCCACTCTTTTGTCACTCCTCCTCCAGTGTCTTGTGTGTGTAAACTGCTTTGATTGATAGAAGACATGTTAACACTTGCATGAAGAATTTAAAActagagaaaaaagaagtttctGCAATGAGTACAAAATATGAATTGATCAACTATTGCTGTGGAATCCAAAGCTGGGGGGGAAGCATTGCACATGGGGGAAGTAGAGAGACCTCCAAAGGAAGATGCTGATAATTCCTTATGGTACATGTTTTGTTAAAATGAGGCCAAAGTATTTTGTCTGCAGAGACTGTGGTCAGCCAGATCTATTCTCTCTGAAGCAGTGGCTCACAGGAAGTCCTCTCAAATAAAAGTATGACAAACCTTCCTTTTGCAGAGAATTCACTTCCAGAGAATTGACATATCTGTCAATTTGCAGTAGACAAATGGCAAGAGTTAATTACGATTTTTATTTGATATGGAAATGCGGCTGTGATTCCTTAAAGAGGCTGTCGCATCATCAGCAACAAACAGCAGTGCCTAAAGGCAGGCATCTCAATTCAGGTCCCTTGGTTAATAAAAATTTAagagtagaaaaaaaatcaaggggAGAGATAATAGAAGATGATAAAAcacaataattaaaaaatcaaaacagagaaGCAAGCTTGCAGTGGAAAGCTGTATGAATGGCAAAAATGATGTGATAGAATTTGCATTAATGCTTCCAAGAAATTAATCAGCCTATTATGAGTCCCCCACCTCTGCATAATGAGCAGAGTTTCCATTTTTCATGTGGTCTACCATGTATGGCCATGATGGAGTTTCCCAAATCTTTAGAAAAAAAGTTACAATGTAAAATGGTAGGTGCTGTAGCTGAGTTTGTGAACATAATTTAAGGGGTCAGAAAAAGACAGCAGAGCCTCACCTGTAGATGGGTCCCAGGAATATGAGAAGTGATGTGTCCTCCCTGGGTGAAGTCATCATGGAAGGAGGTAATTAAAGGAGCCCTATGGCTGTAAGGAAAGGTGGCAGGCCTAGGGAGAAAGCAGCATTAGGTATTTGGAGTGAACTGGTTAACCATTTTAATTATGAGGGAGGTTTTCACCTGCTCAGTAATATTAGAGAGGTCTTACAAACCCCATGACGCATCTGTCATCAGGAAGGAGAGATAACATGTTTCTCACTTTCCCACACAAACTCAGTTTTGATATATTTAAACCTGATGCATATGCTAAACCTGAAGTGCCTCTGGTGCTGCTGTTTCCACAGTAGCTTGCAGGATGTGGGTATCATGTGGCATGCAGGAGCTGGAAGGGTAGAGCCCCCTAACTTGTCCATAGGAAGAGAATCGAGGGATGTTGTCTGCAAAAACCCTGCTGCAGAGAAAATTTTTGGGAGAATTCAACACTTGTTCAAGTTACAGCCTGCCTTGCCCTGACATCAGTATCAGCACCTACTCTGTGGAAAGCTGTGAGTGGAAGTGGTGTGGGAATCTCCCCTGCCATCCTCGGTGTCTTGTGCTAATTATGCAGCCTTCGAGCTGTAGCTGGTGATCTGTGTCCTGTGTCTTTAAACAGTGCTGCTGGTAGTGTTAATTGTAGCCATTAGTCACTCAGAGCAGAGATGATTTAAAGGAAACTGACAACTTTAAGCATTACACTTAATGCCTAAGAATATTAAATTGGTGATTGTTACAAGTAATGCCTAAGATTATGATAACTTAAAGACTTCCAGGGTTTGGCTGCATTGTATCCTTGATGGGACTTAGTGTATAATCACTTTCCTTTAAGTATGGTTGTTCCTGAGGTTCACATGCATCTTTGATGCAGCAATGGTAAAAGGAGTTAAACAGTAGAAAATATCATTCTAAAGCTATGAATATATTCAGAGGGGCACATTTAGATTACCTGACAATATTAAGAAAAATTGTTTTGCAGTTTGCTAGTGTTCAACTTGTGAATAACGgctcttttaaataatttgcttCTCTATCTCTTTCACCCTATGGATTGCTGTGTGAAATGTGTTCTGCAAAACATTTCCAGCTTTTCATCCCTTCTCCTATCCTCTTGTGTTCAACAGCATCCTGTCTTCTGTGTGTACTTTATTCTGTGAATAACTgaagaaaactgtaaaaacccaaacacactgataATCTGCAGAGTAGATCTTGAGGAccagtattttaaatatttcccttCTATAAATCTCTGGTTGACAGGGTGAGATGGAAAATGAGACCAAGGCCAACTGCATCATAAAAGAATATAAAACGAAAAAGTCTGGCTAGAAGTGTAGATGAAACAGCTCTTGTGATTTAAGATGTTACCTTCCCTGACTGTTAGTTGTCACCCTTCACATAAGAACTACTGCCCCAGCCTTTAATCAACAACATATTATGGAAGTACTCATGTCCCAGTGAAGGCTGTGCACAAATCATGTTAACTCTGTTGATTCTGCACTCATGCAAATACAAAAACACTCACATAATCTATTAATACATCTCTGTTACGAGAATAATGATTAACAGCTAGTCATGGTGACATCTAAAATTGTAGATTGGCAATCTGTGCCTTAAGGCTCCTGTGATCTGTAGTACTTGCATAGCAGTAACTACTGAATAATGTTCTTTTTGCATGCAGCAATCTACTTTGGAGCCTTATGGAAAATATAGCACCATatcaaaattcaaaattaaattgCAGGAgtaatttgcaaacaatgcttgTATCCTCAGGATAAAATTTGTTTCTCAGTTTAGTATTGTTAGGACTCAGGGGGTCTGAGATTTGTAAAGCAAGGACAAGTTTATTAATCATGTTCTTTCTCTgtaaactttcaataactattATCTTTTCACAACTTGTCAGTTTGAATTTTATTCTTGAACCTAGTGAAATGGTTAATTTTGTTCTGTTGTGTTCTAACCTAAAGTCTGAAGATAAAGCAACTTTGTGAAACATCACTCTTTATATTGTATATTTAAATCTCATCAGTTCTCTGTGATCAATGGGCTGCTTTGGAGAGTGCTACTACTTTGAGTCATCATTGGTTATTGAGGAAGAATGACATTctgttaaataaaatatgaccaaatgaaaattaaaatacatatatattttcgTGTTTGTACTTGGGAGTGTTTGTCTGGCTTCCTTGTGGTAAAACATATATGGAAGACATACTTTCACTGGATgagctgcattttttttacCAAGGTATTGAAAGAAAAGTACTGAGTGCTATGTCAGCTTGAAAGTGTGTTAACAATGAATGTCACTATAAGACACGAAAAAATACAATGCAAACACACTGCTGTTCTCAAGGTAAAAAATGgacagtttattttctgactccaacatttataaattgacaaaagtgacagtggattggtgggtgaaagtgccacctctccagtgacactggacaaaccaacagtccatcaaatttctcctcctccataaaataatgcaaaacaataagttatttacagcaagtgtgtgagaaagttcgttacaagaatgtaaacatcagaaggcttagaaaatcttagAAAATCAGGGCAACATCTGAATGTCCCTTTCCACCCATCAGTAACTTTTAGAGAGTTAACATATTTCATATGTACAATGCCATTTTGAACTGTCACTTGGACAGGTGAAGAGCACTTAGAGAtgcaacacacaaaaaaaacttGTTTCCCCCTCCAAGATAATTCCTACTCTCCTGACTCTAAGCTTCATCTGTAGTATGTTCCCTAGCATAATCTCGTGttcatttacttttcttttgATGCCACATCACAGAGATGTCCCTTTcttcagcaaaatatttcttctcaGGAGAGATTAACCATGGTAGGATAGAACAGGCTGTGTGACATTTGAGCACTGTGTGCTCAATGACCATAtttcattctaattttttttttccatgagagGCAAGGCCCAGTAAATTACAGTAATGTGTTTATGTGCTTCTTTAATGTCATTTTTGTAGTATGCCTTGCTTTAGACACAAGGACACATTCACTTTCTCTGTACAcattttctgtatattttctttggtttgcacagattaaaaaaaataggctGCAGTAGCTTCCTGTTTCACACATCATTTCAGTGGTGTATGCAGATGCATTACTTATACCAATGTGTTGAAAAAATGTTGAtgatttttcatctctgtggGAATACAGTCCTTCAGCTCCCAGGTGCTGCATGGTTCTACACAATATATAAGCTGTTGCTGCACAAGGGAGCATGTCATCATGAAATAACTGTACAAGCTACATACCAGTCTCTGCTCCCTTGGAAATCCCTCACTTGCATCCTGCTGACAGCAGATTTGAAACCCCTATAATAGTGTGGCTTGCAATGCTAGTGTTCTGAGTTATAACCACTACCCATTTGTATGAAAGGCCAGGCTGCTTTTCCCTGCAAACAATGTGATCTCAGTGTGTCACCTTTgggtgtgtgtgggtgtgtacCTATGTCTGCTTGTCTCACCCCACCTCTCATGCTGGACCCCCTTCCCTAATGTTGTTTTTCTGTGGGAAGAAGACAGAGGCCTCAAAGCTGGTATCTCCTGTTGCCATGTGACAGCGTGTTCTGACAGGCTCAGGTTGCCTGGCTCTGATGTGCAGCTGGCTGGAGCATCCTGCAGTTCACCTGTGACTCCAGTACCTTCAGCTCCTACCACAAGAGACCAGCCTGTGGGCTGGAGGATGGGGGAAAGAGTGCCAGACCTGCCTTTGTTCTCAGGGAACTGGGTGGCAATGGGtatggcccccaggggcagaagcccagcggggaggccggttgtccaggatagctcaacgagggtccaggatcgcccagcgggggttcaggcagcccaggcagctatagtgatttgcagctcagctctttagtgatttcagctcttttagcatgcctggggccgtcaccctgggtatagccgcagcagacgcagagagagaggagcagcgctgtatgggttccgcagggttctttattggggtccccgcgaaggttccagggacagctctcctctcccgaaccgggcagagctaggggtttttataccttatagggggattgaaaactgtccaatagtaagggtcaggggaaaaagtggcctatggatctacagagagataacagggtccgaaaggcggaagagggGTCTTCTAaacccttagtcatgctgactttggtatttcctagctcaggcttctgttctccaaggccttgcaggccctgtgcctgctacaactccactttctgtatttagaaaaaaggcgttccctatggttcttttaaaacagtggacaaggcatgagaacataagtaacacgatgacaattacaagaaaaatccacaacattcccttaaccaaagatgcaacccatcccgttaatccccattgaccgaagaggtcattgacccagtctggggtctgttctacttttaagtccttcacaagtcccttcagtttctggatgttggcgtggatggattccgagcgtgaagagagattgaagcagcacatcccttcgaagtcctcgcagccatgtccgtgggcaagcagcaggaagtcaatcgctgctcgattttggagggaggcgtgtcttgtggtttcttcttcctttaagagatcactcagggcagcagaagtagcgttagcttgcttactgagccagcacccaaggtgatttatgtcacccagggccttagctgcagctacccatggtaggaatatagagaccgctatctttttaggtttgttccaatcgtataatttgggatcgcaattttcatcaaatgctgtgtaggaccttttgtggcgttttaactcgctctcttttttccaattgtgcaacaaggtgatatttggagtaagggtagACAGCtttcctagggtacagggacctccctggagtcgggaggggatcccagcccatactctgtcaccacagatgagaaacgttcccttgggtagaactttgggatggagagaggacacagagatcacacgagcagtgtaattacaccaatcgtgagggttgtaggctttgttaattggtgatatgtcttttcggtatgtgtttttgttcagatcaatttcaggcaaattattctttggacgtctaaagtaaaatttgacacagaatgtgGCCTTAGAGGATCCCAAtagatccaattcttgaggttcctcaagagcattgggcagtatttttgtccactcgtcccaagtttctacctggtggggtcgcttacctgtggtgcggagaagctctgaattataggcgggccaATCATCGGCTAcgaaaggaattcctactagacatgtggaaagtgggttatcaacgctccccatggataagcacatgttatcctgttttaatgttcttgctaaggttacccagacattatggctcggctgtgggccgatccaaccgacggcacatggcacggtgaggaacatccaggcagcagtgaggacagcgccaacggagatatttttcatctttgggcaggaatggggcttctgataaggaatataagcaaaatttgttatttttatggtaggaggggagggttagggttcctttcttgttcctttcctctgttcctcccacctcccccctttatttttagttttttactgttttttgttttttctatggtgctaagggtgggggagtgggtaaaagTTAGAGGTTTTTGGTAAGGGTTGATAAAAGGGATAATAGGGTTTcttagggtaaaaagggtaataacatctaattcagagaacagttttgttttcaggctgtgcctggtctagggcttgatgccacagaatgttgttcagctttctggtttgtctgctgctgtgtgatgggacagtcgtctcctccacttgtggacgtttggcgacgtcttcgtctccaggccgagctggtctggttttgaggaggtcttgtgtttgactcaggaggattcttgtcactgcttgtggaagtggtatttgcagtgcctaggtatggttttatgtttttccctgggtaccatcttggaccagatggtagcagaacacacgcgtatcctcttccccacgtgatgagttcgaaaggtccagagactttatgtgtttctgggtccttcaccagcacaggtggtttctctgtgagctttgcttgggtggtatttgcaaagtggcgaagtattggtggatcaggctctgaggttgtacagttcaggaagttgatgacatagagagccttgcaaagtctttcaactggagaggtgatttttgttcctctctgttgctgattgaggactcttttgagagtctgatgtgtcctttccacgatggattgtcctgtggggtttgcaggtatacctgtcttgtgttgtattccccactcactgaagaactcttttaacttacgagaggtataggcaggtccattgtctgttttgatctcctttggtactcccagggttgcaaatgcgaggagaaaatgttttatggtgtgctgcgcagtttctcctgtatgtgttgatgcaaatactgctcctgagaatgtatcaaccgatacatgcacgtactttgaccttccaaaaggtgcaaagtgggttacatctgtctgccacagctggcagctgtttaaacctcggggattgactcctgtccccatagatggtatttggtagttttgacagtttgggcatgtggcaacaatagcttttgcctgatcttttgagagcttgaacattctgataagggcaggcacattttgatgaaaaaatgagtgtgacaactttgcctgggcaaagatgttagggacattagcagtttctattgccatggctaaggtgtctgctttcctgttcccttctgcaatgaaacctgggaggtcagtgtgtgacctcacatgcattatatagtaaggttgttttctgtgggaaattaagcgtgttaatgtggaaatcaattggtataactttggattggaaacctctttgagaagagcatgttctgctctcatagctatgccagcaacataagctgaatctgtgaccagattaaaaggttcgtctttgaatttctcaaaggctctgacaacagctgctaactccgcaatctgtggagatccctccactatttttatgtcagattcccaattttgggtcttagggtccctccatgtcattaccgacttgtgggatgaccctgagccatctgtaaagacggttagagctttgagaggtgtcctactttggactaattttggagtcagatgaaatgttacatcacgattaaaaagcttatgttttgggatatgcactgaaatttggcctgtatagctatctaaggcatactggagactctcattggtctggagcaaatgttccaggtccccagtggtcattggcaaatatatgcatgtgaactcacaccctgcaagggaacggaggcgagttctagccttttttattaaatgtgccataatttcttggaaggtggtaatggtttttgtgggttggttatttgtaaagatccactccaggattagtaaagggtctcgaagttgagtgtcccattgaaaaatcagtccatagaacctaggtgcttttcccagaatgacgaactggaaaggcaggctgggctcgaaacaatgggctttgcgtgaagacagggcttcctggaccttggtgatggcatctcgggcctctggtgttagagtgcatggagagtccagattctccttgccccgaagaaggctgaacagtggagcgaggtcctctgttgtaattcctagcagtggacgtacccagttgatggatccgcacagactgtgtaagtctctcagggtttttgggtcgtctcggatggcgagctgctggggtacgatggtccgttcccggatctggagtccaaggtaagtccatgggttggtgtactgtattttgtcctcacggatctcaaatcctgccttttctatggtttcaatagtctttttaactgctttgtccaagtacgttttttctggtgcacagaccaggatatcgtccatatagtgatggatgatcgcatttgggaataggttccgaacaggagacaggatgtgagcaacataccactggcatatactcggactgcactttagtccttgtggaagaaaacaccaatgatatctcttgagtggagcctctctgttaagagagggaacggagaaggcaaaccgtggagcgtcctggggatgcagcgggatgctgaagaaacagtctttaatatcaatgatagcaagtgtccagtctctaggcagcatggatggtgagggcaggccaggctggaggggacccatgtcctcaatgacctcgttgattcggcgaagatcgtggaggagcctccacctgtctgTTCCAGGCTTTcgtagtacgaagactggagaattccaagggctggtggtctctacgatgtggcctttggcgagctgttcgtccacaagggcatgtagtgcgcgcagtttgactttagagaggggccactgctcgatccagatcgggttatggcatttccaggtgagacgaggagtgtctggcagtgcgcgctcctcagtggccccaattagaaatccggactgggaatacgtagggaggctccccactgacataaaatgtcccgtccatacaaggtgatgggggcccttaccacaaatgggcggatggttgccaacttgccttcaggcccttcgacgaggatgttgttcttgctccgcatggaaactgtagctccaccgatccctgtgatcatgcctgccacaggttgtagctcccagtgtgctggccattcagagcgggcgatgatggtcacgtctgcaccggtgtccagcatccctggtaggtggaacttctctcctctgcaggtaagaccgcactcgatgacaggcttactcggtcccacaacttgtatccacattgctgtggggttgagaggaagctgttccctgtgattcttagggagtagaaaggcctgtgcgaatggggtaccctttggaagaaaatatggtaagtctgtgcagtacacctggacaaagatttcttgtcccgggtgcactgtttgtacttctggaacaacaaatactTCCTTTGGGgtatggagagaatcacctataaCTAGAatgttagaaggacctccttttggtccacgtttgcctgtgggaacacgataaacattgttatttttaaagtcaatggacagtgcagttaccagctgacggcgcgttccctttggtattgctccgtgtgttggatcctcctcatgtggtctggaatctcctgggatggtgcgtgactgggtctgggtggcctttgatttggtgtctttgcgtggggccccaccacgctccgatggaagtttcccggacgcggctggtagtactgctgattctgggacctttggtggaaattgcgagggttcctgggaggtgacctctctggacagtcctttataaaatgtccaaaatctccgcagtggtagcagcggacctggtctttagaagctattactgcatatgcactagaaactccttctgcaacacccttagtaactgcttgggccactgtatcttcagtggacaagtggcgtgtgcagctttccagcatttgctctatggtaggctcTGTGTCcaagggtaaggctctcagaattatTTTACATTTGTCATTtgcattactcatggcaagtttacacaacagttcttttcttgcctctgtgctctctatttgtttttccagagcatccttaattctatccacaaatttgataaagctttcatctattccttgtttgatagtagaaaaatGGTGGGTAGGGGTAGAATCATCTGGGGTGAGAAATaaagaggtttttgctgctatagccacgtcttgtaatgttgccttaggtaaagtatcagcttggtcagagggtttctgcaaatccccttcaccagccagctgttcgagtgtaaaatttggcttatcagcatctgcagcatagttatctgataatgtttttaattgctttttccaatgcctttcccaaagcatgtactcggcgggagaaaggaggcactgggcaatatttttaatatcgtggggtaccagaacatgtgctgagaacgtagcttctaggaaatttctaaaaatatgtgaacttctaccatgttctgtggctgtatttcttaattgcacaagttctttatttgtaataggttcccatgtctttctattagtggcacctcctttttttcccttcttatattctactggaaaggcagtaattctctgagctaattgccagtcccctgcctgtgtggcttccatttttatttttgcccaaggatctacatattctatttccaaatcagaatcgctgtcactgctgtcatcagatgacgagaagtgagagctatcaggtcgtgccttatgtttcttatggctggctggagctgcatttggcagaggtgcctgtggctggaccgggtataaggcagcacatggcaggacgTGGCTACACGTGGCACATGGCGGGGTGGCCgtgcaatgcgtgatacagcatgcacaggactggggggcgtggggagggggggcagaactgaaggaagtctggggggtcccgaccgggggctgcggagcgtgggtatggggttgcgcagcgag
The genomic region above belongs to Passer domesticus isolate bPasDom1 chromosome 3, bPasDom1.hap1, whole genome shotgun sequence and contains:
- the LOC135296581 gene encoding uncharacterized protein LOC135296581, with the protein product MKNISVGAVLTAAWMFLTVPCAVGWIGPQPSHNVWVTLARTLKQDNMCLSMGSVDNPLSTCLVGIPFVADDWPAYNSELLRTTGKRPHQVETWDEWTKILPNALEEPQELDLLGSSKATFCVKFYFRRPKNNLPEIDLNKNTYRKDISPINKAYNPHDWCNYTARVISVSSLHPKVLPKGTFLICGDRVWAGIPSRLQGGPCTLGKLSTLTPNITLLHNWKKESELKRHKRSYTAFDENCDPKLYDWNKPKKIAVSIFLPWVAAAKALGDINHLGCWLSKQANATSAALSDLLKEEETTRHASLQNRAAIDFLLLAHGHGCEDFEGMCCFNLSSRSESIHANIQKLKGLVKDLKVEQTPDWVNDLFGQWGLTGWVASLVKGMLWIFLVIVIVLLMFSCLVHCFKRTIGNAFFLNTESGVVAGTGPARPWRTEA